The Nitrosospira lacus genome window below encodes:
- the rpsT gene encoding 30S ribosomal protein S20 yields the protein MANSAQARKRARQNVKQRDHNTSLRSQLRTAIKHVRKAVGATDKTVAQAAFAASIGTIDSIADKGIIHKNKAARHKSRLSAAIKAMA from the coding sequence ATGGCCAATAGTGCACAAGCGAGAAAACGTGCGAGACAAAATGTTAAGCAACGTGACCACAACACCAGTCTGCGTTCCCAATTGCGCACCGCGATCAAGCACGTGAGGAAGGCTGTTGGGGCCACCGACAAAACTGTCGCACAAGCTGCGTTCGCGGCATCCATTGGCACCATTGATTCGATTGCCGACAAGGGAATCATTCACAAGAACAAAGCTGCTCGTCACAAGAGCCGCTTGTCTGCCGCCATCAAGGCGATGGCCTGA
- a CDS encoding aspartate aminotransferase family protein, with protein MSNLMNTYLQLPVTFARGEGVWLWDETGKRYLDALAGVAVCGLGHCHPRLVAAICKQAGTLIHTSNLYHIGKQEQLASKLAALSGMDNAFFCNSGAEANEAAIKLARLYGHGRSIDLPTIIVMEKSFHGRTMATLTASGNRKVQAGFEPLLTGFARVPYNDLEAVAQVGVHNKSVVAILVEPYQGEGGVNVPQANYLQGLRHLCDQNGWLLMLDEVQCGIGRSGKWFAFQHSGIMPDVITLAKGLGSGVAIGACLAKGTAAEVFKPGNHASTFGGNPLACTAALTTLEVIGEDDLLKNALEVGDFMRSMFKARLAGLPDVKQIRGQGLMIGIELSKPCGELVKEALKRGLLINVTSDKVIRLLPPLVMQRSEAEQVVDTLSALVKEFLMA; from the coding sequence ATGTCGAATTTGATGAACACCTACCTGCAGCTACCTGTCACTTTTGCCCGGGGGGAGGGCGTATGGCTGTGGGACGAAACGGGGAAGCGTTATCTCGACGCGCTTGCCGGCGTCGCGGTATGCGGTCTGGGACATTGTCATCCAAGGCTTGTCGCGGCGATTTGTAAACAGGCCGGGACGCTTATCCACACCTCCAATCTTTATCATATAGGTAAACAGGAGCAGCTGGCCAGCAAGCTGGCGGCATTGTCAGGAATGGACAATGCGTTTTTCTGCAACTCGGGCGCCGAAGCAAATGAAGCGGCAATCAAGCTGGCAAGGCTTTATGGGCATGGCCGCAGCATCGATCTGCCCACCATTATCGTAATGGAAAAATCCTTTCACGGTCGTACCATGGCAACGCTGACTGCAAGCGGAAATCGCAAGGTGCAGGCGGGTTTTGAGCCATTACTCACTGGTTTTGCACGGGTTCCCTACAATGATTTGGAAGCCGTGGCGCAGGTGGGCGTACACAACAAGAGTGTTGTCGCAATACTGGTTGAGCCCTATCAGGGCGAGGGTGGGGTCAATGTGCCCCAGGCGAATTATCTGCAAGGTTTGCGCCATCTGTGTGATCAGAACGGCTGGCTGCTGATGCTGGACGAGGTGCAATGCGGGATTGGCCGTAGCGGAAAATGGTTTGCCTTTCAACACAGCGGCATTATGCCCGATGTGATAACGCTGGCTAAAGGCTTGGGTTCGGGTGTTGCCATTGGCGCCTGTCTTGCGAAAGGCACCGCGGCGGAAGTATTCAAACCTGGTAATCATGCTTCCACTTTTGGCGGTAATCCCTTAGCCTGTACCGCAGCGCTCACGACCCTCGAGGTGATCGGGGAAGATGATTTGCTAAAAAATGCACTGGAAGTGGGTGATTTCATGCGCAGCATGTTTAAAGCGCGATTGGCGGGTCTCCCGGATGTCAAGCAAATTCGTGGACAGGGACTGATGATTGGTATCGAGCTCTCCAAGCCCTGCGGCGAACTCGTGAAAGAAGCGTTAAAACGAGGACTGCTGATCAACGTGACCTCGGATAAGGTGATACGCCTGTTACCGCCGCTCGTGATGCAACGGAGCGAGGCTGAGCAGGTGGTGGATACCTTGTCCGCACTGGTGAAGGAATTCCTGATGGCATGA
- a CDS encoding aminotransferase class I/II-fold pyridoxal phosphate-dependent enzyme encodes MKRPISRILVINDEKLILKELIKGLNAAAKSLENPLGITFAGVTTAREALQAIEEDGDIQSVVVDDTLYTLKNGEKGSRNLQMTALTLVQKITRFRPELDIYILIAQEKEDEVVDALFSETVDGYFYREERDYRGMYRILNAQLQEKARTPFYDQLKNYVLMAKDAWHTPGHSSGDSLRDSPWASDFYQFIGEHIFRADLSVSVPMLDSLMEPSGVIAEAQKIAAKAFGARRTFFATNGTSTANKVIFQTLLAPGEKLLLDRNCHKSVHHGVVLSGAHPIYLDSSVNKKFSVYGPVPKQTLFSAIEEHPDAQALILTSCTYDGLRYDLPPIIEAAHAKGIKVIIDEAWYGFARFHPAFRPTAMEAGADYATQSTHKVLSAFSQSSMIHVNDPSFKEHLFRENFNMHTSTSPQYSMIASLDVARKQAMMEGYKLLSRTLELAKEVRTQINSTGVFRVLELADLLPDEVKHDNIQLDSTKVTVDISRCGFTVEDLIQELFERYNIQVEKSTFNTLTLLLTIGTTRSKVSRLYDALMRIAREGRAPRRLYQTPEIPGFTDLKYLPRDAFYCGGELMPLLDEQEKVNNNLDGRICADQITPYPPGIPVLVPGQTITQAVVQYLVSMLRSQKRVEVHGIVYDGYLPCLRLLTAAEEKGLKKLVK; translated from the coding sequence ATGAAGAGACCCATCAGCCGAATTCTCGTCATCAACGATGAGAAACTGATATTAAAGGAACTTATCAAGGGGCTGAATGCGGCCGCCAAGTCCCTGGAAAACCCGTTAGGCATCACTTTTGCAGGAGTTACCACCGCACGCGAAGCACTGCAGGCAATCGAGGAAGACGGCGATATTCAGTCGGTAGTGGTGGACGACACGCTCTATACCCTGAAAAATGGTGAAAAGGGCTCTCGTAATTTGCAAATGACGGCATTGACGCTGGTACAGAAAATCACCCGGTTTCGCCCGGAACTGGATATCTACATCCTGATTGCACAGGAAAAAGAGGATGAAGTAGTAGATGCGCTTTTTTCCGAAACGGTGGACGGTTATTTCTACCGTGAGGAACGTGATTATCGGGGGATGTACCGCATTCTCAATGCTCAGCTTCAGGAAAAAGCGCGCACCCCGTTTTATGACCAGCTCAAGAATTATGTGCTGATGGCGAAGGATGCCTGGCACACTCCCGGGCATTCTTCCGGTGATTCGCTCCGTGACAGTCCCTGGGCCAGCGATTTTTACCAGTTCATCGGTGAGCATATTTTTCGTGCAGACTTGTCGGTGTCGGTACCGATGCTTGATTCGCTGATGGAACCCTCCGGCGTAATCGCGGAGGCACAGAAGATTGCGGCAAAGGCATTCGGGGCGCGGCGCACTTTTTTTGCCACTAACGGCACCTCCACCGCGAACAAGGTGATATTCCAGACATTGCTCGCTCCCGGCGAGAAGCTGCTGCTGGACCGGAATTGCCACAAATCCGTGCATCACGGTGTCGTGTTATCCGGCGCTCATCCAATTTATCTTGACTCGTCGGTCAACAAGAAATTCAGTGTTTATGGACCGGTGCCCAAGCAGACCTTGTTCAGTGCCATTGAAGAACACCCGGATGCACAGGCGCTCATACTCACCAGTTGTACGTATGATGGTCTGCGTTACGACTTGCCGCCTATCATTGAGGCGGCACACGCCAAGGGAATCAAAGTTATCATTGATGAAGCCTGGTACGGGTTTGCCCGCTTTCATCCGGCTTTTCGTCCCACCGCGATGGAGGCGGGCGCAGACTATGCTACCCAGAGTACGCACAAGGTACTGTCGGCTTTTTCTCAATCCAGCATGATTCATGTCAACGACCCAAGCTTCAAGGAGCACCTGTTTCGTGAGAACTTCAACATGCATACATCCACCAGCCCGCAATACAGCATGATTGCAAGCCTCGATGTGGCACGCAAGCAGGCGATGATGGAAGGGTACAAGCTGCTTTCACGCACACTGGAGCTGGCGAAGGAAGTGCGCACGCAAATCAATTCCACCGGGGTGTTCCGGGTACTGGAGCTTGCTGATTTGCTGCCTGACGAAGTCAAGCATGACAATATTCAACTTGATTCCACCAAGGTCACCGTTGACATTTCCCGTTGCGGCTTCACGGTTGAGGATTTAATTCAGGAATTATTCGAGCGTTATAATATTCAGGTGGAAAAATCCACATTCAATACCCTGACGCTCCTGCTTACCATTGGTACCACCCGCAGCAAGGTTTCACGGCTCTATGATGCGCTGATGCGCATTGCGCGCGAAGGCCGCGCGCCCCGCCGGCTCTATCAGACTCCGGAAATTCCCGGTTTTACCGATCTGAAATATCTGCCGCGTGATGCGTTCTACTGTGGCGGTGAACTGATGCCGCTGCTCGACGAGCAGGAAAAAGTAAACAACAATCTGGATGGAAGGATATGCGCGGATCAAATCACTCCTTATCCGCCTGGCATACCAGTGCTGGTGCCCGGACAAACCATCACGCAAGCGGTCGTGCAATATCTAGTAAGCATGCTGCGTTCACAGAAACGTGTTGAAGTACACGGGATCGTTTATGATGGGTATCTGCCGTGTTTGCGGTTACTGACGGCCGCTGAGGAAAAAGGCTTGAAAAAGCTGGTTAAATAG
- a CDS encoding NfeD family protein: MKPIISVSYHGVAAILLLLPALVLAAPVMILKVQGPIAPASADFIERGLQRASNEKALLIVLQLDTPGGLDSSMRQIVRDILASSVPVAVFVAPGGARAASAGTYILYASHIAAMAPGTNLGAATPVQIGGLPDSPEPPTRPKTKPMPSPDSPATGPNESPDQNARDDSLPARDKMSRKMIHDAAAYIRGLAQMRGRNAEWAERAVREAVSLSATEALDLKVIDYVATDVPDLLKQVNGKQVTILGRNLALDTAPATMEVVEPDWRTQLLAVITNPSVAYILMLIGIYGLFFEFSNPGFVLPGVAGAICLLLAMYAFQLLPVNYAGLALILLGIAFIAAELYLSGFGAFGMGGIIAFVVGSLMLIDTDMPGYGISWPVIAGITLASGLFLVSIIGMALKSRRSPIVSGREELIGAVGEMLEDASREGMARIHGEIWNVRCAQPLIQGQKVRVTGMDGLVLQVTSAEQ, translated from the coding sequence ATGAAACCGATCATTTCTGTTTCGTATCATGGTGTGGCGGCGATACTGCTTCTGCTGCCGGCTCTCGTTCTGGCCGCGCCAGTGATGATACTGAAAGTACAGGGACCGATCGCACCGGCCAGTGCTGACTTTATCGAACGCGGCCTTCAACGTGCCAGCAACGAAAAGGCGTTACTCATCGTATTGCAACTGGACACACCCGGCGGTCTCGATAGCTCGATGCGTCAGATCGTGCGCGACATTTTGGCGTCATCCGTCCCGGTGGCGGTTTTTGTGGCGCCGGGCGGAGCACGGGCAGCCAGTGCCGGAACCTATATTCTTTATGCCAGTCATATCGCCGCGATGGCTCCCGGCACCAATTTGGGCGCGGCCACGCCGGTTCAGATCGGCGGTTTGCCGGACTCGCCCGAACCGCCAACCAGGCCCAAAACCAAGCCGATGCCGTCACCGGATTCACCCGCCACAGGGCCGAATGAGAGCCCAGATCAGAATGCACGGGATGACAGCTTGCCGGCGCGGGATAAGATGTCGCGTAAAATGATCCATGACGCCGCCGCATACATCCGCGGGCTTGCGCAGATGCGCGGGCGCAATGCGGAATGGGCAGAGCGGGCTGTGCGCGAAGCGGTAAGCCTGTCGGCGACTGAAGCCCTGGATCTCAAAGTCATCGATTATGTTGCAACTGACGTGCCGGATCTATTGAAGCAAGTAAATGGCAAACAAGTCACCATACTTGGCCGGAATCTTGCCCTAGACACGGCTCCAGCGACAATGGAAGTCGTCGAACCGGATTGGCGCACGCAATTACTGGCGGTAATAACCAATCCCAGCGTGGCATATATACTGATGCTTATCGGCATTTACGGACTGTTCTTCGAATTTTCCAATCCCGGGTTTGTATTGCCCGGCGTGGCAGGTGCTATCTGCCTGCTGCTTGCCATGTATGCATTCCAGCTGCTACCGGTGAACTACGCCGGCCTCGCCTTGATCCTGCTCGGTATCGCATTTATAGCAGCGGAACTCTATCTGTCGGGCTTTGGTGCATTTGGCATGGGTGGCATTATTGCTTTTGTCGTCGGCTCATTGATGCTGATTGACACCGATATGCCCGGTTATGGCATTTCCTGGCCCGTGATTGCGGGAATCACCCTAGCCAGCGGATTATTCCTGGTCTCCATCATCGGCATGGCGCTGAAGTCGAGGCGCAGCCCCATCGTCAGCGGCCGTGAGGAGTTGATAGGCGCAGTGGGAGAAATGCTGGAAGATGCCTCGAGAGAGGGTATGGCGCGCATTCATGGCGAAATATGGAATGTACGTTGCGCGCAACCTCTAATCCAGGGACAGAAGGTGCGCGTAACAGGCATGGACGGTCTGGTTTTACAGGTAACTTCAGCAGAGCAGTAA
- the htpX gene encoding protease HtpX produces the protein MKRIFLFVITNLAILLVLSITLRLLGVDRILDAEGGGIDFNSLLIMAGVIGFGGSLISLAMSKWTAKRMTGAVVIEQPSDPTERWLVETVRRQADRAGIGMPEVAIYDAPDVNAFATGMNRNDALVAVSTGLLHTMQKDEIEGVLAHEISHVANGDMVTLALIQGVVNTFVIFLSRVIGHFVDRVVFKTERDHGPAFLITTLVAQMVLGILASMIVMWFSRQREFRADAGGAQLAGRNKMIAALERLRQQHEPSQLPERLAAFGISGGGEGLKGLFMSHPPLETRIEALRAMP, from the coding sequence ATGAAACGAATTTTCCTGTTTGTAATTACCAATCTGGCAATTCTGTTGGTGCTAAGCATTACCCTGCGCCTGTTAGGCGTGGACCGCATTCTCGATGCGGAGGGTGGCGGCATCGATTTCAATTCCCTGCTTATCATGGCGGGAGTAATTGGATTTGGCGGATCCCTGATTTCACTTGCCATGTCCAAGTGGACTGCAAAGCGCATGACCGGCGCGGTGGTGATCGAACAGCCTTCCGATCCAACCGAGCGTTGGCTGGTGGAGACTGTCAGGCGTCAGGCCGATCGTGCAGGAATTGGCATGCCGGAAGTGGCGATTTATGATGCGCCCGATGTGAATGCCTTTGCCACGGGCATGAACCGCAATGATGCGCTGGTGGCTGTGAGCACCGGCCTGCTGCATACCATGCAGAAAGATGAAATCGAAGGGGTGCTTGCGCATGAAATAAGCCACGTCGCAAATGGCGACATGGTAACGCTTGCGTTGATTCAGGGGGTGGTCAATACTTTCGTTATTTTCCTGTCGAGAGTGATCGGCCATTTTGTGGATCGGGTTGTGTTTAAAACGGAGCGCGATCATGGCCCGGCTTTTCTGATCACAACCCTGGTGGCCCAAATGGTATTGGGAATACTTGCCAGCATGATCGTCATGTGGTTCAGTCGCCAGCGCGAGTTCCGCGCCGATGCGGGGGGAGCGCAGCTGGCAGGCCGGAACAAAATGATTGCGGCGCTGGAACGCCTTAGACAACAGCATGAACCATCGCAGTTGCCGGAAAGGCTGGCGGCGTTCGGCATCTCCGGCGGCGGTGAGGGTCTCAAGGGCTTGTTCATGTCGCACCCGCCACTCGAAACACGTATCGAGGCATTACGTGCAATGCCTTGA
- a CDS encoding THUMP domain-containing class I SAM-dependent RNA methyltransferase, whose translation MTHHYFFAPCPRGLEPVLVSELEQLGALSVRGHDGGVQFQGDWRICYRANLESRVASRILWQVASQSYANEGDIYKIARALPWNEWFVPALTIRVNVAAIKCPLRSLDFVTLRIKDAVCDKFREITGSRPSVDTVQPDMRIHGFLDARQFSLYLDTSGDALFKRGLRKSSGEAPIRENLAAGILSLTGWQPGVPLLDPMCGSGTFLLEAAQISLNIAPGSGRGFAFEKLKKFDKRLWIRLKDAALARQKPLVRQPLFGSDLYGDILADAHANLSAAGFSEIVTLKQANVLEISAPAPFGFLVTNPPYGVRIGESEKLLEFYPKLGDMLKKKFSGWKAYIFTADPLLPKCIRLTASRRTPLFNGALECRLLEYKMVAGGMRRIREIDITCQSDQQPVDFKN comes from the coding sequence GTGACGCATCACTATTTTTTTGCTCCTTGTCCGCGCGGACTGGAGCCCGTACTTGTCTCCGAGCTGGAACAACTGGGTGCGTTGTCTGTGCGCGGACACGATGGCGGAGTACAATTTCAGGGCGACTGGCGCATCTGCTATCGGGCTAATCTGGAAAGCCGCGTTGCCAGCCGCATTCTTTGGCAGGTTGCAAGTCAATCCTATGCGAACGAGGGCGACATATATAAAATTGCCCGCGCCTTGCCGTGGAATGAATGGTTTGTTCCTGCGCTCACTATTCGTGTCAACGTGGCTGCAATCAAATGCCCGCTGCGCAGTCTCGATTTTGTCACTCTCAGAATCAAGGATGCGGTCTGCGACAAATTTCGCGAGATTACCGGCAGTCGTCCCAGTGTGGATACGGTGCAGCCGGATATGCGCATTCACGGTTTTCTTGATGCGCGGCAGTTTTCCTTATATCTGGATACCTCCGGTGATGCGCTATTCAAGCGCGGTCTAAGAAAAAGTAGCGGAGAAGCTCCGATACGGGAGAATCTGGCTGCCGGAATTTTAAGCTTGACGGGCTGGCAACCGGGTGTTCCACTGCTTGACCCGATGTGTGGCAGCGGTACATTTTTGCTGGAAGCAGCACAAATTTCATTAAACATTGCCCCTGGATCGGGACGTGGTTTTGCTTTTGAAAAGCTGAAGAAATTTGATAAAAGGCTCTGGATCCGGCTTAAGGATGCAGCCCTGGCACGGCAAAAGCCGTTGGTCCGCCAGCCCCTATTCGGCAGCGACTTGTATGGTGACATTTTGGCGGATGCTCATGCAAACTTGTCCGCCGCGGGATTTTCCGAGATCGTCACCCTGAAGCAGGCGAATGTGCTGGAAATCTCCGCACCCGCTCCTTTTGGCTTTCTTGTTACCAATCCTCCCTATGGTGTCCGCATAGGAGAATCTGAGAAACTTCTGGAATTTTATCCAAAGCTGGGAGATATGTTGAAGAAAAAATTTAGCGGCTGGAAGGCTTATATTTTTACCGCTGATCCGCTTCTGCCAAAATGTATACGCTTGACCGCTTCGCGTCGTACGCCCCTGTTCAACGGTGCGCTGGAATGCCGTTTACTGGAATACAAAATGGTGGCGGGTGGTATGCGGAGGATTCGGGAAATCGACATTACGTGCCAGTCAGACCAGCAACCTGTGGACTTCAAGAATTGA
- a CDS encoding slipin family protein, translating into MVANFGFGTLVIILMVLFTAFRILREYERGVVFMLGRFHKVKGPGLILIIPGIQKMVRVDLRTVVMDVPSQDVISRDNVSVKVSAVVYFRVVDPQRAIIQVENFLAATSQFAQTTLRSVLGKHELDEMLAEREKLNMDIQKALDIQTDAWGIKVSNVEIKHVDIDESMIRAIARQAEAERERRAKVIHAEGELQASDKLMQAAQVLSQQTGAMQLRYLQTLTNIATDKSNTIIFPIPMDLVSALTDSLNRNPKKTSE; encoded by the coding sequence ATGGTTGCCAACTTCGGGTTTGGTACCCTTGTCATCATTCTCATGGTGCTATTTACCGCATTTCGCATCTTGCGGGAATATGAACGCGGCGTCGTATTCATGCTCGGCCGCTTCCACAAGGTAAAAGGTCCGGGCTTGATCTTGATAATTCCCGGTATCCAGAAAATGGTACGAGTTGACCTGCGCACCGTCGTGATGGATGTACCCAGTCAGGACGTGATCTCACGCGACAATGTCTCGGTGAAAGTCAGTGCGGTGGTGTATTTTCGTGTAGTTGATCCGCAAAGAGCGATCATTCAGGTGGAGAATTTCCTGGCCGCCACCAGTCAGTTCGCGCAAACGACTCTGCGCTCCGTGCTAGGCAAGCACGAGCTCGATGAGATGCTGGCGGAACGCGAGAAACTCAACATGGACATCCAGAAGGCGCTTGACATTCAGACCGACGCCTGGGGCATCAAGGTCTCCAACGTCGAGATCAAGCATGTGGATATCGACGAATCCATGATACGGGCCATTGCCCGCCAGGCGGAGGCAGAGCGCGAGCGGCGCGCCAAGGTAATTCATGCCGAAGGTGAATTACAGGCATCGGACAAATTGATGCAAGCGGCACAAGTTCTTTCCCAGCAAACAGGTGCGATGCAACTGCGCTATCTACAGACCCTCACCAACATCGCTACGGACAAATCCAATACCATCATTTTTCCAATACCCATGGACTTGGTATCGGCGCTAACGGACTCGCTCAACCGCAATCCCAAGAAAACCTCTGAATAA
- a CDS encoding disulfide bond formation protein B, whose product MKPGTRAIFLLIFLSCASLIGYALYLQLIKNLLPCPLCVVQRVAYWLVGLIALSAFLHNPRVTGRRIYSGTMGVLAVAGAVVALRQAWLVRYPEAFECGISPEEEFLNALPIARWWPTMFEANGDCADAIWKFALLNLPDWSAIFFLVLAGLAIYIFFAGHNSDGEYFRT is encoded by the coding sequence ATGAAGCCGGGAACAAGAGCGATTTTTCTACTAATATTTCTGAGCTGCGCCAGCCTGATCGGTTACGCTCTTTATCTCCAGCTGATAAAAAACCTTTTGCCGTGCCCATTATGCGTCGTGCAGCGCGTAGCCTATTGGCTAGTGGGTTTAATTGCGCTATCGGCGTTTCTCCATAATCCCCGGGTAACGGGCCGGCGGATATACAGCGGTACGATGGGGGTCCTCGCAGTCGCCGGAGCGGTGGTTGCGCTGCGTCAGGCGTGGCTGGTGCGTTACCCCGAGGCATTCGAATGCGGTATCAGCCCCGAAGAGGAATTCTTGAATGCTCTGCCCATTGCCCGATGGTGGCCCACCATGTTCGAAGCAAACGGAGATTGCGCGGATGCGATCTGGAAATTTGCATTGCTCAATCTTCCGGACTGGTCGGCGATTTTTTTCTTGGTCTTGGCCGGCTTGGCGATTTATATTTTTTTTGCTGGACATAATAGCGATGGAGAGTATTTTCGCACTTGA
- a CDS encoding VacJ family lipoprotein, producing the protein MAHLVRSSTLILLLGFLLNGCATTNKSTTTSESASAHASAPATSAPVDDTSTSATGTKSADTITSADTSKGASTDKSAAANNGKSSPESASGPVFKNGAPTAYPKYRDKKDPWEPVNRKVFTFNESVDDYVFKPVARGYKWIVPDPIEMAVGNVFSNLNDIPVTVNNLLQLKFNNALTSSMRFVVNSTFGLAGLVDVASDIGLEKHDEDFGQTMGYHGIASGPYVVIPFLGPSSARDVGGRVLDIASDPVFIGSFFVAPFIGPVVGGTRATDTRAGLLKSEKTLDEAALDKYEFVRDAYLQRRRSLVYDGNPPKSKEIEED; encoded by the coding sequence ATGGCTCACCTCGTCAGATCTTCCACCCTAATATTACTCCTGGGATTTCTTCTTAACGGCTGTGCTACAACCAACAAGAGCACAACGACTAGCGAGAGCGCTTCGGCCCATGCCAGTGCGCCCGCTACGAGCGCTCCGGTTGACGACACGAGCACGTCTGCCACAGGCACCAAGAGCGCCGATACGATTACTTCGGCTGACACAAGCAAAGGCGCTTCGACCGATAAGAGTGCCGCAGCCAATAATGGAAAGAGCTCACCGGAATCAGCGAGCGGTCCGGTATTCAAGAATGGCGCGCCGACCGCCTATCCGAAATATAGGGACAAAAAAGACCCATGGGAACCCGTGAACCGCAAGGTGTTCACGTTTAATGAGTCGGTTGATGATTATGTCTTCAAGCCGGTGGCGAGGGGCTACAAGTGGATAGTGCCCGATCCCATCGAAATGGCGGTGGGGAATGTTTTCTCCAATTTGAACGATATTCCCGTAACGGTTAATAACCTTCTACAACTCAAATTCAACAATGCATTGACAAGCAGCATGCGGTTTGTTGTCAACAGCACCTTCGGCCTTGCAGGTCTGGTTGACGTGGCTAGCGATATTGGCTTGGAGAAACACGACGAGGACTTCGGACAAACCATGGGTTATCATGGCATCGCGAGCGGGCCTTATGTGGTAATACCTTTTCTTGGACCCAGCTCGGCTCGAGACGTTGGCGGCCGTGTGCTTGATATAGCCTCCGATCCTGTTTTCATAGGCAGTTTCTTTGTAGCGCCTTTTATAGGTCCCGTAGTTGGCGGAACCCGGGCTACCGATACGCGTGCCGGATTGCTTAAATCCGAGAAGACACTGGATGAAGCCGCATTGGATAAATATGAGTTCGTGCGCGACGCCTACCTCCAGCGGAGGCGCAGCTTGGTATATGACGGCAATCCCCCCAAGAGCAAAGAAATCGAAGAAGATTGA
- the murJ gene encoding murein biosynthesis integral membrane protein MurJ, with the protein MNLLKTLATVSGMTLISRILGFIRDVLIARIFGAGIATDAFFVAFRIPNLLRRLFAEGAFSQAFVPILAEYKNRRTSEETHELINHVTTLLSIALFLVTLIGIIAAPFIIYVSAPGFAASPQKFELTVALLQITFPYILFISLVALAGGILNTHGKFSVPALTPALLNLSFIGCALWLAPFMNPPVLALAWAVFIGGMLQLAFQAPFLIRLKLMPRLRLKSPDTGAWRVLKQMGPAVFGVSIGQLSLLINTIFASFLITGSVSWLYYADRLMEFPAGLLGVALGTILLPSLSRHYADNSTEEYSRLLDWGLRLTMLLTLPAALALALLATPLITTLFYHGEFSVNDVWMTRNALVAYSLGLLGLILVKVLAPGFYARQNIKTPVKIAIITLIATQLMNLAFIIPLRHTGLALSIGLGACLNAGLLYYKLRSQQIYQPQPGWAIFMTKVLVALTAMGGILWFASGSDASWLLISALERATRLAWVVIAGALSYFAMLWLLGFRLRNFTRRDAT; encoded by the coding sequence ATGAATCTGCTCAAAACCCTTGCCACCGTTAGCGGGATGACGCTGATATCCCGTATTTTGGGGTTCATACGCGATGTACTGATTGCTCGTATTTTCGGTGCCGGAATCGCGACCGATGCTTTCTTCGTTGCCTTTCGCATTCCCAATCTGTTGCGCCGGCTGTTTGCCGAGGGTGCGTTTTCGCAGGCATTCGTTCCTATACTTGCTGAATATAAAAACCGTCGCACCTCGGAGGAAACCCATGAACTGATCAATCATGTCACGACGCTGCTGTCGATTGCGCTGTTCCTGGTTACATTGATAGGGATAATCGCCGCACCCTTCATAATATACGTAAGCGCGCCGGGATTTGCGGCCAGCCCGCAGAAATTCGAGCTGACGGTGGCACTCCTGCAAATCACCTTCCCTTACATCCTGTTCATCTCATTGGTCGCCCTGGCGGGAGGAATACTCAACACCCACGGCAAATTTTCGGTGCCGGCGCTCACTCCGGCACTGTTGAACCTGTCGTTCATCGGCTGCGCCCTGTGGCTTGCCCCCTTCATGAATCCGCCGGTACTTGCACTCGCCTGGGCGGTATTTATCGGTGGCATGCTGCAACTTGCCTTCCAGGCGCCATTTCTAATACGCCTCAAGCTGATGCCGCGTCTACGGCTGAAATCCCCTGATACCGGCGCGTGGCGCGTACTTAAGCAGATGGGTCCCGCAGTATTTGGCGTCTCCATCGGGCAGCTAAGCTTGCTCATCAACACAATATTTGCCTCATTCCTGATTACCGGCAGCGTGTCATGGCTCTACTACGCCGACCGGTTGATGGAATTCCCGGCCGGCCTGCTGGGTGTCGCCCTGGGAACGATATTGCTGCCCTCATTGTCCCGCCACTACGCCGACAACAGCACTGAAGAATATTCCCGCCTGCTGGACTGGGGCCTGCGCCTGACCATGCTGTTAACGCTGCCTGCGGCGCTGGCGCTGGCGCTGCTCGCCACTCCGCTTATCACCACGCTGTTTTATCACGGCGAGTTTTCGGTCAACGATGTGTGGATGACGCGCAATGCGTTAGTGGCTTACAGCCTGGGACTGCTGGGACTCATCCTGGTAAAGGTGCTCGCTCCTGGATTCTACGCACGGCAAAATATCAAAACACCCGTGAAAATCGCCATCATCACCCTTATCGCGACCCAATTAATGAATCTCGCGTTCATCATACCATTGCGCCATACCGGGCTGGCACTGTCCATCGGTCTGGGCGCGTGCCTCAACGCCGGATTGCTCTACTACAAACTGCGCAGCCAACAGATCTATCAACCTCAACCGGGATGGGCAATTTTTATGACCAAGGTATTGGTGGCGCTCACGGCAATGGGGGGTATATTGTGGTTTGCTTCAGGCAGCGATGCATCGTGGTTGTTGATCTCCGCCCTGGAGCGCGCTACCCGGCTGGCATGGGTAGTCATAGCCGGCGCCCTAAGTTATTTCGCCATGTTATGGCTTCTTGGTTTCCGTCTCAGGAATTTCACGCGACGCGACGCGACATGA